A genome region from Hymenobacter chitinivorans DSM 11115 includes the following:
- a CDS encoding VOC family protein, which yields MPVPTLRVARPTDNLAAVIRFYRDGLGLPELYSFENHNGFDGVMLGHPAGPYHFEFTHQPGHTVGRAPTPDNLLVFYLPDAAEWQAAVQRLQDHGYVPVPSYNPYWDQQGRTFEDPDGYRVVLQPASWKQ from the coding sequence ATGCCGGTGCCCACGCTGCGGGTGGCCCGCCCTACCGACAATCTGGCGGCCGTAATTCGCTTCTACCGCGACGGACTGGGCCTGCCGGAGCTGTATAGCTTCGAAAACCACAACGGCTTCGACGGGGTGATGCTGGGCCACCCGGCCGGGCCCTACCACTTCGAGTTTACCCACCAGCCCGGCCACACCGTGGGCCGGGCCCCTACTCCCGACAACCTGCTGGTCTTCTACCTGCCTGACGCCGCCGAGTGGCAGGCCGCCGTGCAGCGCCTGCAGGACCACGGCTACGTGCCCGTGCCTTCCTACAACCCTTATTGGGACCAGCAGGGCCGCACCTTCGAAGACCCCGACGGCTACCGCGTGGTGCTCCAGCCGGCTAGCTGGAAGCAGTAG
- the mnmH gene encoding tRNA 2-selenouridine(34) synthase MnmH has translation MPRIPLSDFLTGPADAPILDVRAPIEYAHGHIPGALSLPLFSDEERARIGTAYKQVSQDRAIHIGLDFFGPKMSRMVKQAQKLAPNKEVRLHCWRGGMRSGAVHWLLELAGFKVHLLDKGYKDYRRWALAQFAEPRPMLILGGLTGSGKTDVLHELARRGETIVDLEGLANHKGSSFGAIGLPPQPTPEQFENNLALELSQLPAGVTPWLEDESLTIGRLTIPKPLFEQMRAAPLLVLDIPRPVRTRKLAAEYGKEDPQQLAEAIQRISKRLGGLATKEALAAIEVGDMEKMVDIALSYYDKTYGFGLDNKTNSQVLRLPSDTCDPQVNADLVLEAARHASLLQTA, from the coding sequence TTGCCTCGCATTCCCCTTTCCGATTTCCTGACTGGTCCCGCCGATGCCCCGATTCTGGACGTGCGGGCGCCCATCGAGTACGCCCACGGCCATATTCCGGGGGCGCTGAGTCTGCCCCTGTTTTCGGATGAGGAGCGGGCCCGCATCGGTACTGCTTACAAGCAGGTCAGCCAGGACCGGGCCATCCACATCGGGCTCGACTTCTTCGGGCCCAAGATGAGCCGGATGGTGAAGCAGGCCCAGAAGCTGGCCCCCAACAAGGAAGTGCGCCTGCACTGCTGGCGGGGCGGCATGCGCAGCGGGGCCGTCCACTGGCTGCTGGAGCTGGCCGGCTTCAAGGTGCATTTGCTGGATAAGGGCTATAAGGATTACCGCCGCTGGGCCCTGGCCCAGTTTGCGGAGCCCCGGCCCATGCTGATTCTGGGCGGCCTCACGGGCTCGGGCAAGACCGACGTGCTCCACGAGCTGGCCCGCCGCGGCGAAACGATTGTCGATTTAGAGGGGCTGGCCAATCATAAGGGCTCCTCGTTCGGGGCCATTGGCCTGCCGCCCCAGCCCACGCCCGAGCAGTTCGAGAACAACCTGGCCCTGGAGCTCAGCCAGCTGCCTGCGGGTGTGACGCCCTGGCTGGAAGACGAGAGCCTGACCATCGGGCGGCTGACTATTCCCAAGCCTCTCTTCGAGCAGATGCGGGCGGCTCCCCTGCTGGTGCTCGACATCCCGCGCCCGGTGCGCACCCGCAAGCTGGCGGCCGAGTACGGCAAGGAAGACCCGCAGCAGCTGGCCGAAGCCATTCAGCGCATCAGCAAGCGCCTGGGCGGCCTGGCTACCAAGGAGGCCCTGGCCGCCATTGAGGTTGGCGACATGGAGAAGATGGTCGATATTGCCCTCTCCTACTACGACAAAACCTACGGCTTCGGGCTCGACAACAAGACCAACAGCCAGGTGCTGCGGCTTCCGTCCGACACCTGCGACCCGCAAGTGAATGCCGACCTGGTACTGGAAGCCGCCCGGCACGCCAGCTTGCTCCAAACCGCCTAG
- a CDS encoding pyridoxine 5'-phosphate synthase: MTKLSVNINKIATLRNARGHNRPDVLQVARDCERFGAQGITVHPRPDERHIRYQDVRDLRQIVTTELNVEGNPTPDFIDLVREVKPEQVTLVPDAPDAITSNAGWDTITHQIYLIGVVTELKSIGCRVSIFLDPDPAMVKAAVATGTDRIELYTEDYARQYPTNREAAIAPYTVAATLARQLGLGLNAGHDLDLENLAYLKQNLPGLDEVSIGHALVCDALYYGLENTIQLYRRQLV; the protein is encoded by the coding sequence ATGACGAAACTTAGCGTAAACATAAATAAAATAGCCACGCTGCGGAACGCCCGCGGCCACAACCGCCCCGATGTGCTCCAGGTAGCCCGTGACTGTGAGCGGTTTGGGGCCCAGGGCATCACGGTGCACCCGCGGCCCGATGAGCGCCATATCCGCTACCAGGACGTGCGCGACCTGCGCCAGATTGTGACCACCGAGCTCAACGTGGAGGGCAACCCCACCCCGGACTTCATCGATTTGGTGCGCGAGGTGAAGCCCGAGCAGGTGACGCTGGTGCCCGACGCGCCCGACGCCATTACCTCCAACGCCGGCTGGGACACCATTACCCACCAGATTTATCTTATTGGCGTCGTGACCGAGCTCAAGTCCATCGGCTGCCGGGTGTCCATCTTCCTCGACCCCGACCCGGCCATGGTGAAAGCCGCCGTAGCCACCGGCACCGACCGGATTGAGCTCTACACCGAAGACTACGCCCGGCAGTACCCGACCAACCGGGAGGCCGCTATTGCCCCCTACACCGTGGCGGCCACCCTGGCCCGGCAGCTCGGCCTGGGCCTGAACGCCGGCCACGACCTGGACCTGGAGAACCTAGCCTACCTCAAGCAGAACTTACCCGGCCTCGACGAGGTTAGCATCGGGCACGCCCTGGTGTGCGACGCACTGTACTACGGGCTGGAAAATACCATCCAGCTGTACCGCCGCCAGCTGGTGTGA
- a CDS encoding GatB/YqeY domain-containing protein: MALKETIDADIKKAMLAKDKVRLLTLRSIKSQIMLAETAEGAHGAALTEDAELKLLNKAAKQRREAAETYQKQFRSDLEEVELAELAIIEEYLPQQLSEADLVEKLVAIIQRVGATGPSDLGKVMGAAARELSGQADGKVISQVVSNLLNNTNV, encoded by the coding sequence ATGGCTCTGAAGGAAACCATCGACGCGGATATCAAAAAGGCTATGCTGGCCAAGGACAAAGTTCGGCTCCTGACGCTGCGCAGCATCAAGTCGCAGATCATGCTGGCCGAAACGGCCGAAGGAGCCCACGGTGCCGCCCTGACCGAGGACGCCGAGCTCAAGCTCCTGAACAAAGCCGCCAAGCAGCGCCGGGAAGCCGCCGAAACCTACCAGAAGCAGTTCCGCTCCGACCTCGAAGAAGTGGAGCTGGCCGAGCTGGCCATCATCGAAGAATACCTGCCCCAGCAGCTCTCCGAGGCCGACCTGGTCGAAAAGCTCGTTGCCATCATCCAGCGCGTGGGTGCCACCGGCCCCTCCGACCTGGGCAAGGTCATGGGTGCCGCCGCCCGGGAGCTGTCCGGCCAGGCCGACGGCAAAGTCATTTCCCAGGTAGTCAGCAACCTGCTCAACAACACGAATGTCTAA
- a CDS encoding CvpA family protein yields the protein MSGFDILLLIPLAVGAVKGFRRGLVLEAASLLAFVLGIIGGLALLSDAIPLVRHYVGEAFGLLPIVAFLLVFVLITWGVHLAGGLVKTAVHLTPLGMLDNVLGGAAGALKWVLGISLLLHGIGFAGLKLLSPAVVADSQVLPVVEQATPFALEIVGFVMPFATTLLEQLRGVF from the coding sequence ATGTCCGGCTTTGATATTCTGCTGCTGATTCCGCTGGCGGTGGGGGCCGTGAAGGGCTTCCGGCGGGGCCTGGTGCTGGAGGCGGCGTCGTTGCTGGCCTTCGTACTGGGCATTATCGGCGGGCTGGCCCTGCTCAGCGACGCTATTCCGCTGGTGCGCCACTACGTGGGTGAGGCCTTTGGGCTGCTGCCCATCGTGGCGTTTCTGCTGGTGTTCGTGCTCATTACCTGGGGTGTGCACCTGGCGGGTGGCCTGGTCAAGACGGCCGTGCACCTGACCCCCCTGGGCATGCTCGACAACGTGCTCGGCGGGGCGGCCGGGGCCCTGAAATGGGTGCTGGGCATCAGCCTGCTGCTGCACGGCATCGGTTTCGCCGGCCTCAAGCTGCTTTCCCCCGCGGTAGTCGCCGACTCCCAGGTGCTGCCCGTCGTGGAGCAAGCCACCCCGTTTGCCCTCGAAATCGTGGGCTTCGTGATGCCCTTTGCCACCACGCTGCTCGAGCAGCTGCGCGGGGTGTTCTAA
- a CDS encoding anthranilate synthase component II, whose protein sequence is MMRLLLLDNFDSFTFNLLDYFQQLGATVQVVRNDVSLAEIRQYEFDGIVLSPGPGTPAKAGCLMQVIEEYYQRVPMLGVCLGHQALGEFFGAHLARAARPMHGKVSDVAVVRPDPLFAGLPTQFAVTRYHSLIVNLLPPDLEALAYTTDAAHELMGFRHRTYPLYGVQFHPEALLTSHGLALLRNWVKCCIIAKDGQSALAGLEISPEDGIAD, encoded by the coding sequence ATGATGCGCCTGCTGCTGCTCGACAACTTCGACTCCTTCACCTTCAACCTGCTGGATTACTTTCAGCAGCTGGGGGCCACGGTGCAGGTGGTCCGCAACGACGTGTCGCTGGCCGAAATCAGGCAATATGAGTTCGACGGCATCGTTTTGTCGCCGGGACCCGGCACGCCGGCCAAGGCGGGCTGCCTGATGCAGGTCATCGAGGAATATTACCAGCGCGTGCCCATGCTAGGCGTGTGCCTGGGCCACCAGGCCCTGGGTGAGTTCTTTGGGGCCCACCTTGCGCGGGCGGCGCGGCCCATGCACGGCAAGGTGTCGGATGTGGCCGTGGTCCGCCCCGACCCGCTGTTTGCCGGGCTGCCCACACAGTTTGCCGTCACGCGCTACCATTCACTGATTGTCAATTTATTACCTCCTGATTTAGAGGCCCTGGCTTACACCACCGATGCGGCACACGAACTGATGGGATTCCGCCACCGTACCTACCCTCTGTACGGCGTCCAGTTTCACCCCGAAGCGCTGCTCACTTCCCACGGATTGGCACTTCTCCGCAATTGGGTCAAGTGTTGTATCATTGCAAAGGATGGTCAGTCAGCCCTAGCCGGCCTCGAAATCTCCCCTGAAGATGGAATTGCAGATTAA
- a CDS encoding alpha/beta fold hydrolase, with translation MELQIKEQNGFQYVEEGSGEVLLLLHGLFGALSNWQDVIQEFGTDYRVIIPLLPIYDMPLTQAGVPGLVNYVEDFLREMRLEAPMTVLGNSLGGHIALVYALRNPRLVQRLVLTGSSGLFEDSMGGSFPKRGNYNFVQERVAYTFYDPSIATKDLVDEVFNVTNSNTKVLRIINIARSAQRHNLGKELTKITAPTLLVWGLNDTITPPVVAHEFARLLPNAELHFLDHCCHVPMMERPQDFNLLLRQFLRRTTLEPALP, from the coding sequence ATGGAATTGCAGATTAAGGAACAGAACGGTTTTCAGTATGTAGAAGAGGGCTCCGGCGAGGTGCTGCTGCTCCTACACGGCCTGTTTGGCGCGCTCAGCAACTGGCAGGACGTCATCCAGGAATTCGGTACCGACTACCGGGTTATTATCCCGCTGCTGCCCATCTACGACATGCCCCTGACCCAGGCTGGCGTGCCCGGGCTGGTGAATTACGTGGAAGACTTTCTGCGCGAAATGCGCCTGGAGGCACCCATGACGGTGCTCGGCAACTCCCTCGGCGGACATATTGCCCTGGTCTACGCCCTGCGCAACCCCCGCCTGGTGCAGCGCCTGGTGCTCACCGGCAGCAGCGGCCTGTTCGAGGATTCGATGGGCGGCTCCTTTCCCAAGCGCGGTAATTACAACTTCGTGCAGGAACGGGTGGCCTACACCTTCTACGACCCCAGCATTGCCACCAAGGACTTGGTCGACGAGGTATTTAACGTTACCAACTCCAACACCAAGGTGCTGCGCATCATCAACATTGCCCGCTCGGCCCAGCGCCACAACCTGGGCAAGGAACTCACCAAGATTACCGCGCCCACCCTGCTGGTCTGGGGTCTGAACGACACGATTACGCCCCCCGTAGTGGCCCACGAGTTTGCCCGCCTGCTACCCAACGCCGAGCTGCATTTCCTGGACCACTGCTGCCACGTGCCCATGATGGAACGTCCGCAGGATTTCAACCTGTTGCTCCGGCAGTTCCTGCGCCGCACGACTTTGGAGCCGGCCCTGCCGTAA
- a CDS encoding CBS domain-containing protein, which translates to MIAEDLLNQMIPPLKVSDSAGKAAKWLEEFHVGQLPVLDNRLYRGLITEADLLDHDQPDEPLTSVAFGFADVHVQRDQHFYSIMELAIQNKVQLVPVLDDKQEYLGVVTVGDTLAAFGQLPIAAGQGGILVLSMDERDYSLTQISRYVEENNAKVLSAHVAQDEHDPYKIRLTLKLNTPNMARITATLERFGYVITAQFSGAGEVGENEQERFDGLLKYLSL; encoded by the coding sequence ATGATTGCTGAAGACTTGCTCAACCAAATGATTCCGCCGCTGAAGGTGTCGGACTCAGCCGGGAAGGCGGCCAAGTGGCTGGAAGAATTCCACGTTGGCCAACTGCCCGTGCTCGACAACCGCCTCTACCGTGGCCTGATTACCGAAGCCGATCTGCTCGACCACGACCAGCCCGACGAGCCCCTCACCAGCGTCGCCTTCGGCTTTGCCGACGTACACGTGCAGCGCGACCAGCACTTTTACAGCATCATGGAGCTGGCCATCCAGAACAAGGTGCAGCTCGTGCCGGTGCTCGACGACAAGCAGGAATACCTGGGCGTGGTTACCGTGGGGGATACGCTGGCCGCTTTCGGCCAACTGCCCATTGCCGCCGGCCAAGGTGGTATTCTGGTGCTGTCCATGGATGAGCGTGACTATTCCCTGACCCAAATTAGCCGCTACGTCGAGGAAAACAACGCCAAGGTCCTCAGTGCCCACGTAGCCCAGGACGAGCACGACCCCTACAAGATTCGCCTGACGCTAAAGCTCAATACCCCCAACATGGCCCGCATTACGGCCACGCTCGAGCGGTTTGGCTACGTCATTACCGCCCAGTTTAGCGGGGCCGGCGAAGTAGGTGAAAATGAGCAGGAGCGCTTCGACGGTCTGCTCAAGTACCTGAGCCTGTAG
- a CDS encoding BamA/TamA family outer membrane protein, protein MLPPEPVALPDSARPNKPGTRQRNPHRVTLRAIFLLLLLGGLPSFIAAAATLPDSVRRAPLDSLILAQCPGYPVLRVGQILFVGNDVTKERILRAELDFREGDTLRAATLARRLEANRLRVFNLQLFHRVLVQPVCRNGELTILFSVQERWYTFPIPILSLADRNFRSWLDRPDRWRRVDYGLHVERKNFRGRNEEIRGNLQLGFNRKYELFYDTPGYGKLRRLGFGVGGSYFRSHSLDYATVEDRLINFRDDAGFPIERRYVTAGLRWRYTVQRRTLLDVSYHRETISDSIVRRNPDYYLSGNRRDYVDVALTTIFNHRNTFAYPLTGHYLQVSLIQRVFVTKAPPITTLRAEVAKYVALGHDFYYNIGIQGQVRVGERVAYADNRALGYSALVRGYDQYVVDGRHYGLVQQGVSYRLWDAGRLRLGGIDNPKINSIPLVLYLNTFADAGYVASRSAERGSRLPNRLQAAAGIGLHLVTYYDRVITLEYTRNVLGQGGFFLRTEFPI, encoded by the coding sequence GTGTTGCCTCCTGAACCAGTGGCGTTGCCCGATAGTGCCCGGCCTAATAAGCCCGGCACTAGGCAGCGTAACCCGCACCGCGTCACGCTCCGGGCTATTTTTCTGCTTCTGCTGCTTGGTGGGCTACCCAGCTTCATAGCCGCGGCTGCCACTCTGCCCGACTCGGTGCGCCGGGCTCCGCTGGATAGCCTCATCCTGGCCCAGTGCCCCGGCTACCCCGTGCTGCGCGTGGGCCAGATCCTGTTCGTGGGCAACGACGTCACCAAGGAGCGGATTCTGCGGGCCGAGCTCGACTTCCGGGAAGGCGATACGCTTCGGGCTGCTACTCTGGCCCGCCGCCTCGAAGCCAACCGCCTGCGCGTGTTCAACCTGCAGCTGTTTCACCGGGTGCTGGTGCAGCCCGTGTGCCGCAACGGCGAGCTGACCATCCTCTTTAGCGTGCAGGAGCGCTGGTACACCTTTCCCATCCCGATTCTGTCCCTGGCCGACCGCAACTTCCGGTCCTGGCTCGACCGGCCCGACCGGTGGCGCCGGGTAGATTACGGCCTGCACGTGGAGCGTAAGAACTTCCGGGGGCGCAACGAGGAAATCAGGGGCAACCTGCAGCTGGGCTTCAACCGCAAGTATGAGCTCTTCTACGACACGCCCGGCTACGGCAAGCTCCGCCGCCTGGGCTTCGGCGTGGGTGGGTCCTATTTCCGCAGCCATTCCCTCGACTATGCCACCGTGGAAGACCGGCTAATCAACTTCCGCGACGATGCCGGCTTTCCCATCGAGCGGCGCTACGTCACGGCCGGGCTGCGCTGGCGCTACACCGTGCAGCGCCGCACCCTGCTCGACGTGTCTTACCACCGTGAAACCATTTCCGACTCCATCGTGCGTCGCAATCCGGACTACTACCTCTCCGGCAACCGGCGCGACTACGTGGATGTGGCCCTGACCACCATTTTCAACCACCGCAACACCTTCGCCTACCCGCTCACCGGGCACTACTTGCAAGTCAGCCTGATTCAGCGCGTATTTGTCACCAAGGCCCCGCCCATTACTACGCTGCGGGCCGAAGTAGCAAAATACGTAGCGCTGGGACACGATTTTTACTACAATATTGGGATCCAAGGACAGGTGCGGGTCGGGGAGCGGGTAGCCTACGCCGACAACCGGGCCCTGGGCTACAGCGCCCTGGTGCGCGGCTACGACCAGTACGTTGTCGACGGCCGGCACTACGGCCTGGTGCAGCAGGGCGTCTCCTACCGCCTCTGGGACGCGGGCCGCCTCCGGCTCGGCGGCATCGACAACCCCAAAATCAACAGCATCCCGTTGGTGCTATATTTAAATACCTTTGCCGACGCTGGTTACGTGGCCAGCCGCAGCGCCGAGCGCGGCAGCCGCCTGCCCAACCGCCTGCAGGCCGCCGCCGGCATCGGTTTGCACCTAGTCACGTATTACGACCGGGTCATTACCCTCGAGTATACCCGCAATGTCCTCGGGCAAGGCGGGTTTTTTCTGCGCACTGAATTTCCCATCTAG
- a CDS encoding NAD kinase, translated as MKIAILGKPFDEETLPFLQALLDDLVARRTEVIIVESFRTYLDNRLRLPEGIGTFRRGDSLRDVQFVFSIGGDGTLLDTVTYVGALQIPILGINTGRLGFLATITVERIAQAIDALFKGHFVLEERSLIRVETDPEVFDGINFGLNEFSILKRDTSSMIVVHTYIDGEYLNSYWADGLIVATPTGSTGYSLSCGGPVMLPQTNNFIIAPVCPHNLNVRPLIVSDRSVISFEIEGRSNNFLLSLDSRSVAVDAGIQIAVRRENFAVRLVKLNHVNFLTTLRSKLNWGLDKRNPAGILL; from the coding sequence ATGAAAATTGCGATTCTCGGCAAACCCTTCGACGAAGAAACCCTGCCGTTTCTGCAGGCCCTGCTCGACGACCTCGTCGCGCGCCGCACCGAAGTCATCATCGTCGAGTCGTTTCGCACTTACCTCGACAACCGCCTGCGCCTGCCCGAAGGCATCGGTACCTTCCGCCGCGGCGACTCCCTGCGCGACGTGCAGTTTGTCTTTAGCATCGGTGGCGACGGCACCCTGCTCGACACGGTCACCTACGTGGGCGCCCTGCAAATTCCGATTCTGGGCATCAATACCGGCCGACTGGGTTTTCTGGCCACCATCACCGTCGAGCGCATCGCCCAGGCCATTGATGCCCTCTTTAAAGGTCACTTCGTCCTGGAAGAGCGCAGCCTGATCCGGGTCGAGACGGATCCGGAAGTTTTTGATGGTATCAACTTCGGCCTCAACGAGTTTTCGATTCTCAAGCGCGATACGTCCTCCATGATTGTGGTGCACACGTATATCGACGGCGAGTACCTCAATTCGTACTGGGCCGATGGCCTGATCGTGGCCACGCCCACGGGTTCTACCGGCTATTCCCTGAGCTGTGGTGGACCCGTAATGTTGCCCCAGACCAACAATTTTATCATTGCTCCCGTATGTCCGCACAATCTGAATGTCCGTCCGCTCATCGTCTCCGACCGCAGCGTGATTTCCTTCGAGATTGAGGGCCGCAGCAATAACTTCCTGCTCTCCCTCGACTCGCGCTCGGTGGCCGTTGACGCCGGTATCCAGATTGCGGTTCGCCGCGAGAATTTTGCGGTGCGCTTGGTAAAGCTCAACCACGTTAACTTTCTGACTACGTTGCGCAGTAAGTTAAACTGGGGGCTCGACAAGCGTAATCCGGCCGGTATCTTGCTCTAA
- a CDS encoding DUF6089 family protein — protein MKHFFTNILALLLVISLVATEASAQQFSKRKQYNSVGVSINAMNYFGDIVPKASIPSLRFAATRPNIGVNFTHRFAPRISARVAFAYGRITGDDEKAADKTDPDARFRYHRNMNFRNDILELSAVGVFDLIANRNNYIKRPDFVPYVFAGIGVFHHNPKGLVRGGVVPSDLSEGSYVNLQPLRTEGVDYSLTGLSIPFGGGVRYKVNKSFDIGLEIGWRKTFTDYLDDVSQNYIPDAQLATPAAKYFGRGITRTDDGSYPNFNVSGEMRGKGNEKDWYIVTGLNVNYILAPRVKSPKFR, from the coding sequence ATGAAGCATTTCTTCACCAACATCTTGGCTCTGCTGCTAGTGATTTCGCTGGTCGCCACGGAGGCGAGTGCGCAACAGTTCAGTAAGCGAAAGCAGTACAACTCGGTTGGCGTAAGCATCAACGCAATGAACTACTTCGGTGACATTGTACCGAAAGCTAGCATTCCCAGCCTGCGTTTTGCCGCCACTCGCCCTAACATCGGCGTAAACTTCACCCACCGCTTTGCGCCCCGGATTTCGGCTCGTGTTGCTTTTGCCTACGGCCGTATCACCGGTGATGATGAGAAAGCCGCTGACAAAACCGATCCGGACGCCCGTTTCCGCTACCACCGCAACATGAACTTCCGCAACGACATCCTTGAGCTGTCGGCCGTGGGTGTGTTCGACCTGATTGCTAACCGCAACAACTATATCAAGCGTCCGGACTTCGTTCCTTACGTATTCGCTGGTATCGGCGTATTTCACCACAACCCTAAGGGTTTGGTACGTGGTGGGGTTGTTCCTTCAGATCTTTCGGAAGGGTCATACGTGAACCTGCAGCCTCTGCGCACGGAAGGTGTCGATTATAGCCTGACTGGCCTTTCAATTCCGTTCGGTGGCGGTGTTCGCTACAAAGTCAACAAAAGCTTCGATATTGGCCTGGAAATCGGCTGGCGCAAGACGTTCACCGACTACCTGGATGACGTAAGTCAGAACTACATTCCTGACGCGCAGCTGGCAACTCCCGCCGCCAAATATTTCGGCCGGGGCATCACTCGTACGGATGATGGATCGTATCCTAACTTCAACGTATCTGGCGAAATGCGCGGCAAGGGCAATGAAAAGGATTGGTACATCGTTACCGGTCTTAACGTAAACTACATTCTCGCTCCGCGCGTTAAAAGCCCCAAATTCCGATAG
- the porG gene encoding type IX secretion system protein PorG, with translation MTHSNLFKTLLVCFVQAGSVFFAFSAAAQNTSELGIGIGGMVYKGELAPAYKFNNNRPAATIFYRKDLSAPITLRGSALWGLVRADDANVQGVNGNVAPLPAYRQTNVKGNILEAAAAVEYNFFDYRNRKEKVHFTPYVFVGVAGFLARTRTTSNAGLDQLEKDGSTLGLAIPAGIGFKLALSPRWNLGLEAGARKAFTDDLDHLSTQNPLLVNTHDQDWYFYNGLSVSYTFYKIHCPDSYKSNPKLLR, from the coding sequence ATGACGCATTCGAATCTCTTCAAAACACTCCTTGTTTGCTTCGTGCAAGCCGGGAGTGTTTTTTTTGCTTTCTCCGCTGCCGCCCAGAACACGAGTGAACTCGGGATTGGTATCGGGGGAATGGTGTACAAAGGAGAATTGGCCCCGGCCTATAAGTTCAATAATAATCGGCCCGCGGCTACCATCTTCTACCGCAAGGATCTGTCGGCGCCCATTACCCTGCGCGGCAGTGCCCTTTGGGGCTTGGTCCGTGCCGATGATGCCAACGTGCAGGGGGTGAATGGCAACGTGGCCCCGCTGCCGGCCTACCGGCAAACCAACGTCAAAGGAAATATTCTGGAAGCCGCGGCAGCCGTGGAATACAACTTCTTCGATTACCGCAACCGCAAGGAGAAGGTACACTTTACGCCCTACGTCTTCGTGGGGGTGGCCGGGTTTTTGGCCCGCACCCGCACTACCAGCAATGCTGGCCTCGACCAGCTGGAAAAAGATGGCAGCACGCTGGGCTTGGCCATTCCGGCCGGTATTGGCTTTAAGCTGGCCCTGTCTCCCCGCTGGAACCTGGGCCTGGAAGCTGGGGCCCGCAAAGCCTTTACGGACGACCTGGACCACTTAAGCACCCAAAATCCGCTCCTGGTGAATACCCACGACCAAGACTGGTATTTCTATAACGGATTGAGTGTTTCTTATACCTTTTATAAAATTCACTGTCCCGATTCCTACAAGTCTAATCCTAAACTGCTGCGGTAG
- a CDS encoding isoprenyl transferase, whose amino-acid sequence MAARSELDTQNIPAHVAVIMDGNGRWAKKKGGLRIFGHQSAITAVRETVEGAAELGVHYLTLYAFSTENWARPKHEVMALMQLLVHTIRQETPTLLKNSIRLQSIGDVASLPESCQRELRESIELTKGGSRMTLVLALSYSGRWDLTQAAQRLAADVARGSVQPEQVTENTIAGYLATAGMPDPELLIRTSGEQRISNFLLWQLAYTELYITEVLWPDFRREHLYDAIQAYQRRERRFGKTSEQLTVS is encoded by the coding sequence ATGGCCGCCCGGTCCGAACTAGACACTCAGAATATTCCTGCCCACGTTGCCGTCATCATGGATGGTAACGGCCGTTGGGCCAAAAAAAAAGGTGGACTCCGCATTTTCGGGCACCAAAGTGCTATTACTGCCGTTCGGGAAACTGTGGAAGGTGCCGCTGAGCTGGGGGTTCACTACCTGACGCTGTACGCTTTTTCCACTGAGAACTGGGCGCGCCCCAAGCACGAGGTCATGGCCCTGATGCAGCTGCTGGTGCACACCATCCGGCAGGAAACTCCCACGCTGCTCAAGAATAGCATCCGGCTGCAGTCCATTGGCGACGTGGCCAGCTTGCCCGAATCCTGCCAGCGGGAATTGCGCGAGTCCATTGAGCTCACCAAAGGCGGCTCCCGGATGACGCTGGTGCTGGCTTTGAGCTACAGCGGCCGGTGGGACCTGACGCAGGCGGCCCAGCGGTTGGCGGCGGATGTAGCCCGTGGCAGCGTGCAGCCCGAGCAGGTAACCGAGAATACTATTGCCGGTTACCTCGCCACCGCCGGCATGCCCGATCCGGAGCTGTTGATCCGGACCAGTGGAGAGCAGCGCATCAGTAATTTTTTGCTGTGGCAGCTGGCGTACACCGAACTCTACATAACGGAGGTACTGTGGCCGGATTTTCGGCGTGAGCACCTCTACGACGCCATCCAGGCCTATCAGCGCCGGGAGCGGCGCTTTGGCAAAACCAGTGAGCAGCTAACCGTTTCGTAA